A region of Rhizobium grahamii DNA encodes the following proteins:
- a CDS encoding MerR family transcriptional regulator, with the protein MSEQGNDNRWLTAAECAEQMGLTVRALRLYETRRLISPRRTGKNWRLYGMSDIARLHEILALKRLGLSLAHITDLLAGHAVDLDRTLAMQEAAMMALRGRADEGLALIQASRRRIALGEPVAIHDIIRIARETNMSDNNSDAVAWRRYEQARPRVEVPTDPALHPRYVGCYRFATGAVMTISVRPGGLSAQLTGQDSLEIFAEKDDLFFYRVVPAQLSFTGDDGGLARSLILHQNGYEQTAFRIDEARARAIAAELEDRIKDKRPVPDSEARLRGLIREAIQGEYDFNQMTEGLATATREQAPKIKADLEKAGALKGHVFKGVTSEGWDVYDVTFENENLEWRFVLADDGRMSGAWIRPLP; encoded by the coding sequence ATGAGCGAGCAAGGCAATGACAATCGCTGGCTGACCGCTGCCGAGTGCGCGGAACAGATGGGCCTCACTGTGCGGGCGCTGCGACTCTACGAGACGCGGCGGCTTATCAGCCCACGACGAACGGGCAAGAATTGGCGTTTATACGGCATGTCGGATATCGCGCGGCTGCACGAGATCCTTGCCCTGAAACGTCTCGGACTCAGCCTTGCCCATATTACCGATCTGCTCGCGGGGCATGCGGTGGATCTGGATCGGACGTTGGCTATGCAAGAGGCAGCAATGATGGCCTTGCGTGGGCGTGCCGACGAGGGGCTGGCGTTGATCCAGGCTTCGCGTCGGCGCATCGCGTTGGGCGAGCCGGTTGCAATCCACGACATCATCCGAATAGCAAGGGAGACAAACATGAGCGATAATAACAGCGACGCCGTCGCATGGCGGCGCTATGAACAAGCGCGCCCACGCGTCGAGGTGCCGACCGATCCCGCGCTTCACCCGCGCTATGTGGGCTGCTATCGTTTTGCAACCGGCGCCGTGATGACGATTTCTGTGCGACCTGGCGGGCTGTCGGCACAACTGACGGGACAGGATTCGTTGGAGATATTCGCGGAGAAGGATGATCTGTTTTTCTATCGCGTGGTGCCCGCGCAGCTGAGTTTTACGGGTGACGATGGAGGATTGGCGCGCAGCCTGATCCTGCATCAGAACGGCTACGAGCAGACCGCGTTCCGGATAGATGAAGCCCGGGCGCGAGCCATTGCTGCCGAGCTTGAAGATAGGATCAAGGACAAACGCCCGGTGCCGGATAGCGAGGCTCGGCTGCGCGGCCTTATTCGCGAGGCTATTCAAGGCGAGTACGATTTCAACCAGATGACTGAGGGGCTCGCAACTGCGACGCGTGAGCAGGCGCCGAAAATCAAAGCAGACCTCGAAAAGGCGGGTGCCTTGAAGGGGCATGTTTTTAAAGGCGTCACCTCGGAAGGCTGGGACGTATACGACGTTACGTTCGAGAACGAGAATCTGGAGTGGCGCTTTGTTCTAGCCGATGACGGGCGCATGAGCGGTGCGTGGATCCGGCCGTTGCCTTGA
- a CDS encoding response regulator: protein MRILLVEDNIALADGLSAILRGTGHAVDVVHDGASANAVTAAENFDLVVLDLNLPEMDGLEVLRAMRARQNQSAVLILTARGTPEERVKGLDLGADDYLIKPFDIAEFEARVRVLLRRQAGLHSATVSFGGLSLDLNSRAFFAGSTPLDIPARELGLLEILFMRAGKVVAKEAIIQSLTAFDDDISANAIEQYVSRLRKRLSPYGLTVKTARGIGYYLDKLPEAS from the coding sequence GTGCGCATTCTACTGGTGGAGGACAATATCGCCCTGGCCGACGGGCTTTCGGCGATCCTGCGCGGCACCGGCCATGCCGTCGACGTCGTGCATGACGGCGCCTCCGCCAATGCCGTGACGGCCGCCGAGAATTTCGATCTCGTCGTGCTCGACCTGAACCTGCCTGAAATGGATGGCCTTGAGGTGCTGCGTGCCATGCGGGCCCGGCAAAACCAGTCGGCGGTGCTGATCCTGACGGCGCGCGGCACGCCGGAGGAGCGCGTCAAAGGCCTCGATCTCGGTGCCGACGACTACCTTATCAAGCCCTTCGATATTGCGGAATTCGAGGCCCGCGTCCGTGTTCTGCTACGCCGTCAGGCCGGTCTGCATTCGGCCACCGTCAGTTTCGGCGGCCTTTCGCTCGATCTCAATTCGCGCGCTTTCTTCGCCGGCTCGACGCCGCTCGACATCCCCGCCCGCGAACTCGGCTTGCTCGAAATCCTCTTCATGCGCGCCGGCAAGGTCGTCGCCAAGGAAGCGATCATCCAGTCGCTGACTGCCTTCGACGACGACATCTCCGCCAATGCCATCGAGCAGTACGTCAGCCGTCTCAGAAAACGCCTGTCGCCATACGGCCTGACGGTAAAGACCGCGCGCGGCATCGGCTACTATCTCGACAAGCTACCTGAGGCCTCATGA
- a CDS encoding sensor histidine kinase → MTTAYSLRRRLLFWLLISTAIIGMVALADTYREAVQTSNIVSDRVLAGSALAIAERVVVAEDGTLEVDIPYVALEMLTSAAQDRVFYRVDGPPGKFITGYQALPVLAETVGDTAAFADDTFRDEPIRVATLKRSASTGIRSVPFAVTVAETTIARRQLARAILFRSALRLSLMIAGAAVIVWISVTVALRPLYKLRDAIGERSPDDLHPIEQSVPSEVQPLVDTVNGFMVRLESALDALRNFTGNASHQLRTPLAIIRTQLALSARSGTLTEAQGAALKGDQAVAHAERILAQLLLMAKIDAAVAKEALTASSIDLTAIAQEITGELIPTAAEAGIDLGFEGDRPALIRAEPLLIGELLRNLAGNAIAYAGTGAEVTVRISETNDAVRLEVEDNGPGIPREKLEAVRQRFSRGSDSGAPGAGLGLPIVEEIAGLFNAALTLEPGIAGRGLKASVTFAKAT, encoded by the coding sequence ATGACGACGGCCTATTCGCTCCGACGAAGGCTGCTGTTCTGGCTGCTGATCTCGACCGCCATCATCGGCATGGTCGCACTCGCGGACACCTACCGCGAGGCTGTGCAGACCTCCAACATTGTCTCCGACCGCGTGCTGGCAGGCTCGGCGCTCGCCATCGCCGAACGCGTCGTCGTTGCCGAAGACGGCACGCTCGAGGTCGATATCCCCTATGTGGCGCTGGAGATGCTGACCTCGGCCGCGCAGGACCGCGTCTTTTACCGCGTCGATGGCCCACCCGGAAAATTCATCACCGGTTACCAGGCGCTGCCCGTGCTTGCCGAAACCGTGGGCGACACAGCCGCCTTTGCCGATGATACCTTCCGCGACGAACCGATCCGCGTGGCGACGCTCAAACGCTCTGCCTCGACGGGCATTCGCTCAGTCCCCTTCGCCGTGACGGTCGCGGAGACGACGATTGCCCGCCGCCAGCTCGCGCGCGCCATCCTGTTCCGCTCGGCGCTGCGTCTCTCCCTGATGATTGCGGGCGCCGCCGTCATCGTCTGGATTTCGGTCACCGTTGCGCTCCGCCCGCTCTACAAGCTGCGTGACGCGATCGGCGAGCGCAGCCCTGATGACCTGCATCCGATCGAACAGTCCGTCCCGAGCGAGGTGCAGCCGCTCGTCGATACCGTCAACGGCTTCATGGTGCGCCTGGAATCGGCGCTCGACGCGCTCCGCAATTTCACCGGCAATGCCAGCCACCAGCTGCGCACGCCGCTTGCGATCATCCGCACCCAGCTCGCCCTCTCGGCCCGATCAGGCACATTGACCGAAGCGCAGGGCGCGGCCTTGAAGGGCGACCAGGCCGTCGCTCACGCCGAACGAATCCTCGCACAGCTGCTGCTGATGGCGAAGATCGATGCGGCCGTGGCAAAGGAAGCGCTGACCGCCTCTTCGATCGACCTGACAGCCATTGCCCAGGAGATAACCGGAGAACTCATCCCCACGGCCGCCGAGGCAGGCATCGACCTCGGCTTCGAAGGCGATCGCCCTGCCCTTATCCGCGCCGAGCCGCTGCTGATCGGCGAACTGCTGCGCAATCTCGCCGGAAACGCCATCGCATACGCCGGCACGGGCGCCGAGGTGACCGTGCGGATATCCGAGACCAATGACGCGGTCCGCCTCGAAGTCGAGGACAACGGCCCCGGCATTCCGAGGGAGAAGCTGGAAGCCGTCCGGCAGCGCTTTTCGCGCGGCAGCGACTCCGGCGCACCCGGAGCGGGACTCGGCCTGCCGATCGTCGAGGAGATCGCCGGCCTCTTCAACGCGGCGCTGACCTTGGAGCCGGGCATAGCCGGCAGAGGCCTCAAGGCCTCCGTCACGTTTGCAAAGGCGACGTAA
- a CDS encoding circularly permuted type 2 ATP-grasp protein, with product MGKKPTAELREERQSRIGNEAVLGYAPLPGVADEMVDTNGAIRPVWQRFFAHLSGMPEKDLTERFARADRYLRDAGVFYRAYGSTGSAERSWPLSHVPVLIDAREWEAVSAGLVQRADLLEAIVADIYGENRLVADGVLPPALIAANPEYQRPLVGVTPAGGHYLHFCAFEIGRGPDGNWWVLADRTQAPSGAGFALENRVATTRAFSDIYAETSVHRLASFFGAFRDALQGMKHSGDDRIAVLTPGPANETYYEHAYIARYLGFMLLEGEDLTVVNGKVMVRTVSGLKPITVLWRRLDSAYADPLELNQNSHIGTPGLVEALRAESVTIVNALGSGIIETRALLAFMPTICRRLFGEELKLPSIATWWCGQKGEREHVAENIEKMVIGPAYSRAPFFDDSGESVLGSSLRAAAKDSIGDWLNSDGAKLVGQEVVTLSTTPAWIGGKLTPRPMSLRVFAARTANGWQIMPGGFARIGGSDDVSAIAMQSGGAAADVWIVSDKPVERHTLLPAEGSFTRNMPGSLPSRAADNLFWLGRYIERAEGALRILRAWHARFAEAADPSQPLLADVSEYLAAVDIDTEDAVPENLLRNIDSAVYSASNIRDRFSPDGWLALTDLAKTARRFHSTVSPGDDASHAMTILLRKLAGFAGLVHENMYRFTGWRFLSLGRHIERGLHMTRLLGHMSGPDAPDGALDMLLEIGDSVMTHRRRYNVNTARLTVTDLLALDPLNPRSILFQMNEIHREVEQLPNALVNGQMSPFYREAMRLHSGLAVMTPETMGVDVYRRLERELEHLSDLLAHTYLG from the coding sequence ATGGGCAAAAAACCGACGGCAGAACTGAGGGAAGAGCGACAGTCCCGCATCGGCAACGAAGCGGTTCTTGGCTATGCTCCGCTGCCCGGCGTCGCCGACGAGATGGTCGATACCAACGGCGCCATCCGGCCCGTTTGGCAGCGTTTCTTCGCGCATCTGAGCGGCATGCCGGAGAAGGATCTGACGGAGCGCTTCGCTCGCGCCGACCGCTACCTTCGCGATGCCGGCGTGTTCTACCGCGCCTATGGCAGCACCGGTAGCGCGGAACGCTCCTGGCCTCTGTCGCATGTGCCCGTGCTGATTGATGCCCGCGAATGGGAGGCGGTCTCCGCCGGCCTGGTACAGCGCGCCGATTTGCTCGAAGCAATCGTTGCCGATATCTATGGCGAGAACCGTCTGGTCGCGGATGGCGTCCTGCCGCCGGCGCTGATCGCCGCCAATCCCGAGTATCAGCGTCCGCTCGTCGGCGTGACCCCTGCCGGCGGACACTACCTACATTTCTGCGCCTTCGAGATCGGCCGCGGTCCTGACGGAAACTGGTGGGTTCTGGCTGACCGCACCCAGGCGCCATCGGGCGCCGGCTTTGCGCTGGAAAACCGCGTCGCGACGACCCGCGCCTTCTCCGACATCTACGCGGAAACCTCGGTCCACCGGCTGGCCTCCTTCTTCGGCGCCTTCCGCGATGCGCTGCAGGGCATGAAGCACAGCGGCGACGACCGCATCGCCGTCCTCACCCCCGGCCCCGCCAACGAGACCTATTACGAACACGCCTACATCGCGCGCTATCTCGGCTTCATGCTGCTCGAAGGCGAGGACCTGACCGTCGTCAACGGCAAGGTCATGGTGCGCACCGTCTCCGGCCTGAAGCCGATCACCGTGCTCTGGCGCCGTCTGGACTCGGCCTACGCCGACCCGCTTGAGCTGAACCAGAACTCTCACATCGGCACGCCCGGTCTCGTCGAGGCATTGCGCGCCGAAAGCGTGACCATCGTCAACGCGCTCGGCAGCGGCATCATCGAAACGCGCGCGCTTCTCGCCTTCATGCCGACCATCTGTCGCCGCCTGTTCGGCGAAGAACTGAAACTCCCCTCGATCGCGACCTGGTGGTGCGGCCAGAAGGGCGAGCGCGAGCATGTGGCCGAAAACATCGAGAAGATGGTGATCGGCCCGGCCTATTCGCGTGCCCCCTTCTTCGACGATAGCGGCGAATCGGTCCTCGGCTCCAGTCTGCGCGCCGCCGCCAAGGATTCGATCGGCGACTGGCTGAACTCCGACGGCGCAAAGCTCGTCGGTCAGGAGGTCGTGACGCTGTCGACGACACCGGCCTGGATCGGCGGCAAGCTGACGCCGCGGCCGATGTCGCTGCGTGTCTTCGCGGCCCGCACGGCCAACGGCTGGCAGATCATGCCCGGCGGCTTTGCCCGGATCGGCGGCAGCGACGACGTTTCGGCGATCGCCATGCAGTCGGGCGGCGCGGCCGCCGATGTCTGGATCGTCAGCGACAAGCCGGTGGAGCGCCATACGCTGCTGCCGGCCGAAGGCAGCTTCACCCGCAACATGCCGGGCAGCCTGCCGAGCCGCGCGGCCGACAATCTCTTCTGGCTTGGCCGTTACATCGAGCGTGCCGAAGGGGCACTGCGCATCCTGCGAGCCTGGCACGCCCGCTTTGCGGAGGCCGCCGACCCGAGCCAGCCGCTATTGGCCGACGTTTCGGAATATCTGGCAGCAGTCGACATCGACACGGAAGACGCCGTTCCCGAAAACCTGCTGCGCAACATCGACAGCGCGGTCTATTCGGCAAGCAACATCCGGGATCGCTTCTCGCCCGACGGCTGGCTGGCGCTGACCGATCTCGCCAAGACCGCAAGGCGCTTCCACAGCACCGTCTCGCCGGGCGACGATGCAAGTCACGCGATGACGATCCTCTTGCGCAAGCTCGCGGGCTTTGCCGGTCTGGTGCATGAAAACATGTACCGTTTCACCGGCTGGCGCTTCCTCTCGCTCGGCCGCCATATAGAGCGCGGCCTGCACATGACCCGCCTGCTCGGCCACATGTCCGGCCCCGACGCCCCTGACGGCGCGCTCGACATGCTGCTTGAGATCGGCGACAGCGTCATGACCCATCGCCGTCGCTACAACGTCAACACCGCCCGCCTGACGGTCACCGACCTCCTGGCACTCGACCCGCTCAACCCGCGCTCGATCCTTTTTCAGATGAACGAGATCCACCGCGAAGTGGAGCAACTGCCGAACGCGCTGGTCAACGGCCAGATGTCGCCCTTCTATCGCGAGGCGATGCGGCTGCATTCTGGCCTTGCGGTCATGACGCCGGAGACGATGGGCGTCGACGTCTATCGCCGCCTCGAACGCGAGCTCGAACACCTCTCCGACCTTCTTGCTCACACATATCTCGGGTGA
- a CDS encoding transglutaminase family protein — protein MLYDLSLHMGYIYDTPASGARHIMRLMPLSLPNRQRLVAGSIKVSPTPDEQAHFVDFFEHPATSFMLRAPHEKLDIRMQARVQVESHSISADFSPELAKLPEEVGAIWSLKPDAPHHFLGTSPRLPETKAISDYARDALSPSLTVLEIANAICAQIHKDFTYDPEATTVDSTPLDAFRLQRGVCQDFTHVMILALRSLGIPAGYVSGFLRTIPPPGKERLEGADAMHAWVRVWCGKTIGWVELDPTNNIPAGTDHIVVAYGRDYADVAPVIGVLKSYGGQRSVQAVDVVPLQ, from the coding sequence GTGCTTTACGATCTCTCGCTGCACATGGGTTACATTTACGACACGCCGGCCTCCGGCGCCCGTCACATCATGCGGCTGATGCCGCTGTCGCTGCCGAACCGCCAGCGGCTGGTGGCCGGCTCCATCAAGGTCTCGCCGACGCCGGACGAACAGGCACATTTCGTCGATTTCTTCGAGCATCCCGCAACCTCCTTCATGCTGCGCGCGCCGCATGAAAAGTTGGACATCAGGATGCAGGCCCGCGTTCAGGTCGAAAGCCATTCGATATCAGCTGATTTCTCTCCGGAACTCGCCAAGCTTCCGGAAGAGGTCGGCGCCATCTGGTCCTTGAAGCCCGACGCACCGCATCATTTCCTCGGCACCAGCCCGAGACTGCCCGAGACGAAGGCGATCTCCGACTATGCAAGGGACGCTCTTTCGCCGTCCCTGACGGTGCTCGAGATCGCCAACGCGATATGCGCGCAGATCCACAAGGATTTCACCTACGATCCTGAGGCAACGACGGTCGACAGCACGCCGCTCGACGCATTCCGATTGCAGCGCGGCGTGTGCCAGGATTTCACCCATGTGATGATCCTCGCGCTCCGCAGCCTTGGAATTCCCGCAGGATACGTGTCCGGCTTCCTCCGCACCATTCCGCCACCCGGCAAGGAACGGCTCGAGGGCGCCGATGCGATGCACGCCTGGGTCCGCGTCTGGTGCGGCAAGACGATCGGCTGGGTGGAGCTGGACCCGACCAACAACATCCCCGCCGGAACCGACCATATCGTCGTCGCCTATGGACGCGACTATGCCGATGTTGCACCCGTGATCGGCGTCCTCAAGAGCTACGGCGGGCAGCGTTCGGTGCAGGCGGTTGACGTGGTTCCGCTGCAATGA
- a CDS encoding pilus assembly protein — MSTLHSLRSSASRLLNDRGGNFAMVSAILLPIMLGAGALAIDITNTAMAKHQLQEASDSAALATASALADGKVTTSTAADFAKDFIAGQMANVLSDTTGLKGSTTVNATKTTTGTATSYSVSVSSSYSMQLSGLAQVIGFKTTTIGAASQTASGYSETQGSVSMFLALDKSGSMGDPTSTVNAEQPTKTTQYTYTETYTYDCGTKRNPKTCTGTRQATGTKTETNYYTKIEALKLAVGSLTNQLETADPTHIYARTGAVSYDINQYPASPLAWGSSAVSSYVNALSANGGTNSSDAVNTAYTSLTAKNSAGNDSEDAIHYDKTKQVPKKYIVFMTDGDNNATSYDTATKKTCDAAKAKSIEIYTVAFMAPSNGQALLKYCATDSSHYFAAESMADLVAAFKKIGAKAANQTTRLTN, encoded by the coding sequence ATGAGCACCTTGCATTCGCTGCGTAGCAGTGCGTCCAGGCTTTTGAACGATCGCGGCGGCAACTTCGCCATGGTCAGCGCGATTTTGTTGCCCATCATGCTTGGCGCGGGCGCACTTGCGATCGATATAACGAATACCGCGATGGCGAAGCACCAGTTACAGGAAGCGTCCGACTCCGCCGCGCTGGCGACGGCTTCCGCTCTCGCCGACGGCAAGGTAACCACCAGCACGGCTGCCGACTTCGCCAAGGATTTCATCGCCGGCCAGATGGCGAACGTGCTCAGCGATACGACCGGCCTCAAGGGTTCCACAACGGTCAACGCCACGAAAACGACCACCGGCACCGCAACCAGCTACAGCGTCAGCGTTTCATCGTCCTACAGCATGCAGCTGAGCGGACTTGCACAGGTCATCGGCTTCAAGACGACCACCATCGGCGCGGCCAGCCAGACGGCAAGCGGCTACTCGGAAACCCAGGGTTCGGTTTCAATGTTCCTCGCGCTGGATAAATCGGGATCGATGGGCGATCCGACCTCGACGGTCAACGCCGAACAGCCGACCAAAACCACCCAATATACATACACCGAAACGTATACCTATGATTGCGGCACCAAAAGGAACCCGAAAACCTGTACGGGAACACGGCAGGCCACTGGCACGAAAACGGAAACAAACTACTACACCAAGATCGAAGCACTAAAGCTCGCGGTGGGCAGCCTCACGAACCAGCTTGAGACCGCCGATCCGACACACATCTACGCACGCACCGGTGCTGTCTCTTATGACATCAACCAATACCCTGCTAGCCCGCTTGCCTGGGGCTCCAGCGCCGTTTCGAGCTACGTCAATGCGCTCAGCGCCAACGGTGGCACGAACTCGAGTGACGCCGTGAACACGGCCTATACCTCGCTCACGGCGAAAAACAGCGCCGGAAACGACAGCGAGGATGCCATTCACTACGACAAGACTAAACAGGTGCCGAAGAAGTATATCGTGTTCATGACCGACGGCGACAACAACGCCACCAGTTACGACACGGCAACCAAGAAGACTTGCGACGCCGCCAAGGCCAAGAGCATCGAAATCTACACCGTCGCCTTCATGGCCCCCAGCAACGGACAGGCGCTCTTGAAATACTGCGCGACCGACAGCTCGCACTATTTCGCGGCCGAAAGCATGGCCGACCTTGTGGCCGCCTTCAAGAAAATCGGCGCGAAAGCCGCCAACCAGACGACCCGCCTGACCAACTAA
- a CDS encoding glycogen/starch/alpha-glucan phosphorylase, with protein sequence MNTAAKPTIPSPAPRSSKPEILAEEIIERLTYRIGKDAKVAKPHDWLTATILVVRDRIIDKWMESTRNVYATGAKRVYYLSLEFLIGRLMRDAVSNLGLMEEVRDALASLGVDVAVIAGLEPDAALGNGGLGRLAACFMESMATVDVPAYGYGIRYVHGLFRQQMADGWQVELPESWLAHGNPWEFERRESAYEIGFGGAVDAANSPDGEPRYIWKPAERVIAAAFDTPVVGWRGKRVNTLRLWSAQPIDPILLDAFNAGDHIGALRESNKAESLTRVLYPADATPAGQELRLRQEFFFSSASLQDILRRHLQQYDDFTSLPDKVAIQLNDTHPAVSVAELMRLLCDVHGLEFDQAWDITRGTIAYTNHTLLPEALESWPVPLFERLLPRHMQIIYAINAKVLLEARKTKNFSDTEIRSISLIEESGSRRVRMGNLAFVGSHSINGVSALHTDLMKVTVFADLHKLYPDRINNKTNGITPRRWLQQCNPGLTGLIREAIGDDFLDDAEKLRPLDKFANDGAFQEKFAAVKRANKVALANLVASRMGVKIDPSAMFDIQIKRIHEYKRQLLNVIEAVALYDQIRSRPELDWVPRVKLFAGKAAPSYHNAKLIIKLINDVARTINNDPAVRGLLKVVFVPNYNVSLAEVMVPAADLSEQISTAGMEASGTGNMKFGLNGALTIGTLDGANVEMRDNVGEDNIKIFGLRADEVADLRTKGHNPRAIIEGSHELAQALSAIGSGVFSPDDRNRYSELIDGIYSHDWFMVAADFDAYAQAQREVDDLWNDKAAWSEKTIRNTARMGWFSSDRTIRQYAKEIWRAG encoded by the coding sequence ATGAATACCGCTGCGAAGCCGACTATCCCCTCCCCAGCCCCCCGCAGTTCAAAGCCCGAAATCCTCGCTGAAGAAATCATCGAACGCCTGACATACCGCATCGGCAAGGACGCCAAGGTCGCCAAGCCGCATGACTGGCTGACCGCCACCATCCTCGTCGTTCGCGACCGCATCATCGACAAATGGATGGAGTCGACGCGGAATGTCTACGCCACCGGCGCCAAGCGCGTTTACTATCTATCACTGGAATTCCTTATCGGCCGCCTGATGCGCGATGCCGTGTCCAACCTCGGCCTTATGGAAGAGGTGCGCGATGCGCTCGCTTCGCTCGGCGTCGATGTCGCCGTCATCGCCGGCCTCGAGCCGGATGCGGCGCTCGGCAATGGCGGTCTTGGCCGTCTCGCCGCCTGTTTCATGGAATCGATGGCAACGGTCGATGTCCCCGCTTACGGCTACGGCATCCGCTATGTCCACGGCCTGTTCCGCCAACAGATGGCCGATGGCTGGCAGGTCGAGCTGCCGGAAAGCTGGCTCGCGCATGGCAACCCCTGGGAATTCGAGCGCCGCGAAAGCGCCTATGAAATCGGCTTTGGCGGCGCGGTCGATGCGGCCAACAGCCCCGATGGCGAACCGCGCTATATCTGGAAACCGGCGGAGCGCGTGATCGCCGCCGCCTTCGACACGCCCGTCGTCGGCTGGCGCGGCAAGCGCGTCAACACGCTGCGCCTCTGGTCGGCGCAACCGATCGACCCGATCCTGCTCGATGCCTTCAACGCCGGTGACCACATCGGCGCGCTGCGCGAGAGCAACAAGGCAGAAAGCCTGACCCGCGTTCTCTATCCGGCCGACGCGACACCGGCCGGCCAGGAACTGCGCCTGCGTCAGGAATTCTTCTTCTCGTCGGCCTCGCTGCAGGACATCCTGCGCCGTCACCTGCAGCAGTACGACGATTTCACCTCGCTGCCCGACAAGGTCGCGATCCAGCTGAACGATACCCATCCGGCGGTCTCCGTCGCCGAACTGATGCGCCTGCTCTGCGACGTGCACGGGCTGGAGTTCGACCAGGCCTGGGACATCACCCGCGGCACGATCGCCTACACCAACCACACCCTCTTGCCCGAGGCGCTGGAAAGCTGGCCGGTCCCCTTGTTCGAGCGCCTCCTGCCGCGCCACATGCAGATCATCTACGCGATCAACGCCAAGGTTCTGCTCGAAGCCCGCAAGACCAAGAACTTCTCCGACACCGAGATCCGCTCGATCTCGCTGATCGAGGAAAGCGGCAGCCGCCGCGTGCGCATGGGCAACCTCGCCTTCGTCGGCTCACATTCGATCAACGGTGTTTCGGCGCTGCACACCGACCTGATGAAGGTCACCGTCTTCGCCGACCTGCACAAGCTCTACCCTGATCGCATCAACAACAAGACCAACGGCATCACCCCGCGCCGCTGGCTGCAGCAGTGCAATCCGGGCCTGACCGGCCTGATCCGCGAGGCGATCGGCGACGATTTCCTCGACGACGCCGAAAAGCTGCGGCCGCTCGACAAGTTCGCCAACGATGGTGCCTTCCAGGAGAAGTTCGCGGCGGTGAAGCGTGCCAACAAGGTGGCGCTCGCCAATCTGGTCGCCAGCCGGATGGGCGTGAAGATCGATCCGTCGGCCATGTTCGACATCCAGATCAAGCGCATTCACGAATATAAGCGCCAGCTGCTCAACGTCATCGAGGCGGTGGCGCTCTACGACCAGATCCGCTCGCGTCCCGAGCTGGACTGGGTGCCGCGCGTGAAGCTTTTCGCCGGCAAGGCGGCGCCGAGCTATCATAACGCCAAGCTGATCATCAAGCTGATCAACGATGTCGCCCGCACCATCAACAACGACCCGGCCGTACGCGGCCTGCTCAAGGTCGTCTTCGTGCCGAACTACAACGTCTCGCTGGCCGAGGTCATGGTTCCCGCCGCCGACCTCTCCGAGCAGATCTCGACCGCCGGCATGGAAGCGTCGGGCACCGGCAACATGAAGTTCGGCTTGAACGGCGCGCTCACCATCGGCACGCTCGATGGCGCCAATGTCGAAATGCGCGACAATGTCGGCGAGGACAACATCAAGATCTTCGGCCTGCGCGCCGATGAGGTCGCCGACCTGCGCACCAAAGGCCACAATCCACGCGCCATCATCGAAGGCTCGCATGAGCTGGCGCAGGCGCTGTCGGCCATCGGTTCCGGCGTCTTCTCGCCTGACGATCGCAACCGTTATTCCGAGCTGATCGACGGCATCTATTCGCACGACTGGTTCATGGTCGCCGCCGATTTCGACGCCTACGCCCAGGCCCAGCGCGAAGTCGACGACCTCTGGAACGACAAGGCCGCCTGGAGCGAAAAGACCATCCGCAACACCGCCCGCATGGGCTGGTTCTCGTCGGACCGCACGATCCGGCAGTATGCCAAGGAAATCTGGAGAGCCGGATGA